A genomic stretch from Candidatus Methylomirabilota bacterium includes:
- a CDS encoding M48 family metalloprotease has protein sequence MDAALTPLIQVSGLCRPKEPCAVGLAIEVRQRIHVAAGPASQKKFVLRITTGSLRSLEPSELQSALAHELGHVQLGHFESREVRHQAERSTAAGVNGASDEVLRASRASDREEEFAADRYAVELLDRLPRDPGRGCTDMLLLLERLDLEQLTPGWANWLSTHPTPAARLQALQAECDKKP, from the coding sequence GTGGACGCTGCGCTGACGCCCCTCATTCAGGTTTCGGGCCTCTGCCGCCCCAAGGAGCCGTGCGCCGTCGGCCTCGCCATCGAGGTCCGGCAGAGGATTCACGTCGCGGCCGGACCGGCCTCTCAGAAAAAGTTCGTGCTCCGGATAACGACGGGGTCGCTCCGGAGCCTCGAGCCCTCCGAGCTCCAGTCGGCGCTGGCCCACGAGCTGGGCCACGTTCAACTCGGCCATTTCGAGAGCCGGGAGGTGCGGCACCAGGCAGAGCGGTCCACCGCAGCCGGCGTGAACGGGGCCAGTGACGAAGTCCTGCGCGCGAGCCGCGCCTCCGACCGGGAGGAGGAGTTCGCCGCGGACCGTTACGCCGTCGAGCTGCTCGACCGGCTGCCGAGGGACCCGGGGCGAGGCTGCACGGACATGCTCCTGCTCCTCGAGCGCCTCGACCTGGAGCAGCTGACCCCCGGGTGGGCCAACTGGTTGAGCACGCACCCGACGCCGGCTGCCCGGCTCCAGGCCCTCCAGGCGGAGTGCGACAAGAAACCATGA
- a CDS encoding long-chain fatty acid--CoA ligase, whose product MTLARLADENIQRYGEYEALAFEGRRLTNVDQQRAACRVAHALRRLGVEAGDRVVVMLPNCPEVMQSYGGILRVGGVIVPVIFLLGEAEVAHILADSEAKIVITSSDMVWKVAKQIGTLPTLRHVLLVDGGGGEGGGREGGVRSYEEEIGRESDRFESVPRAETDLAVILYTSGTTGAPKGVALSHGNLESNARASASLYELDRDRWGVGVLPLSHSYGLTVMNAGHILGTRGALLRWFNPEEVLQTIQEFRAEAMSGVPTMFVYLLNYPDASRYDTSSMRIWGSGAAPLPVEIVEPFERRFGGKLLEGYGLTEASPVVSAHRLSGTRKLGSVGQPIPGVTVSIRDDGDHALPPGAVGEVCVKGPNVMMGYYRNPEETTRTIRGGWLRTGDLGRLDADDFLYIVERKKDLIIRGGFNIYPRDVEEALYAFPKTAEAAVIGMPDALMGEEVLAFVVLRPGQSATADEVIAFCQSRLAKYKCPREIRFVDALPKSPVGKILRKELRSHIRTQPCQIRTQP is encoded by the coding sequence ATGACGCTGGCGCGGCTCGCCGACGAGAACATTCAACGCTACGGCGAGTACGAGGCGCTCGCCTTCGAGGGGCGGCGGCTGACCAACGTGGACCAGCAGCGCGCCGCCTGCAGGGTCGCGCACGCGCTCAGACGCCTCGGCGTCGAGGCCGGCGACCGCGTGGTCGTCATGCTGCCGAACTGCCCCGAGGTGATGCAGAGCTACGGCGGCATCCTTCGGGTGGGCGGGGTCATCGTGCCCGTGATCTTCCTCCTGGGCGAGGCCGAGGTCGCCCACATCCTCGCCGACTCGGAGGCCAAGATCGTCATCACGTCTTCCGACATGGTGTGGAAGGTGGCGAAGCAGATTGGGACGTTGCCGACCCTCCGACACGTGCTGCTGGTTGACGGGGGCGGGGGAGAGGGAGGGGGACGGGAAGGCGGCGTGCGCTCGTACGAGGAGGAGATCGGGCGGGAGAGCGATCGCTTCGAGTCTGTCCCGCGTGCCGAGACGGATCTGGCCGTCATCCTCTACACCTCCGGCACCACGGGCGCGCCCAAGGGCGTGGCGCTCTCCCACGGCAACCTCGAGTCCAACGCGCGCGCCTCGGCGTCTCTCTACGAGCTCGACCGCGATCGATGGGGCGTCGGCGTGCTCCCGCTGTCGCACTCCTACGGGCTGACCGTGATGAACGCGGGTCACATCCTCGGAACGCGCGGCGCGCTCCTGCGCTGGTTCAACCCCGAGGAGGTGTTGCAGACCATCCAGGAGTTCCGGGCCGAGGCCATGTCGGGGGTGCCGACGATGTTCGTGTACCTCCTGAACTATCCCGACGCGTCACGGTACGATACCTCCTCCATGCGCATCTGGGGTTCCGGAGCGGCGCCGCTGCCCGTAGAGATCGTTGAGCCCTTCGAGCGCCGGTTCGGCGGCAAGCTGCTGGAAGGCTACGGCCTGACCGAGGCCTCGCCCGTGGTCTCGGCCCACCGGCTCTCGGGCACCCGCAAGCTCGGCTCTGTCGGCCAGCCCATCCCCGGCGTGACGGTGTCCATCCGGGACGACGGGGACCACGCCCTGCCCCCCGGCGCGGTCGGCGAGGTCTGCGTGAAGGGCCCGAACGTGATGATGGGCTACTACCGGAACCCGGAGGAGACCACGCGGACGATCCGCGGCGGATGGCTCCGCACGGGCGACCTGGGCCGGCTCGACGCCGACGATTTCCTCTACATCGTGGAGCGAAAGAAGGACCTCATCATCCGCGGCGGGTTCAACATCTATCCGCGGGATGTCGAGGAAGCGCTCTATGCCTTCCCCAAGACCGCCGAGGCGGCCGTGATCGGAATGCCGGACGCGCTCATGGGCGAGGAAGTCCTCGCCTTCGTCGTGCTCAGGCCGGGGCAGTCCGCGACGGCCGACGAGGTCATCGCGTTCTGCCAGAGCAGGCTCGCCAAGTACAAGTGCCCGAGAGAGATCCGCTTCGTGGACGCCTTGCCGAAGAGTCCGGTGGGCAAGATCCTCCGGAAAGAGCTCCGGAGCCATATCCGCACACAACCGTGCCAGATCCGTACACAACCGTGA